Proteins encoded together in one Malaclemys terrapin pileata isolate rMalTer1 chromosome 16, rMalTer1.hap1, whole genome shotgun sequence window:
- the LOC128824974 gene encoding uncharacterized protein LOC128824974: MRFLGRAALLGLPKYDTLPRHETIKYSGIIALHSRAAYGPGLWRLSRSILSLSLSEILIRVMSPMVTCFELAPSATVSQPSLASHSQRLARIRHRKKRTREDMFSELMACSQAQAAQQTQWRENLTQMHQANMDREERWRQEDQQATQTLLGLLREQTDTLRRLVDVLQERRQEDRAPLQSISNRPPPPPSPIPPSPKVQRRRGGRVRANSHSTPAESSSSRRLSFPKI, translated from the exons atgaggttcctggggagagcggccttattgggtcttccgaagtacgacacgttgccgcgccacgagactatcaagtactcgggaatcattgctctgcacagcagggcggcatacggccctggtctttggaggctttcccggagcattctctctctctcgctctcagagatcctcatcagggtgatgtcgcccatggtgacctgctttgaattag ccccatctgctactgtctcacaacctagcctggcatcacactcccagaggctagcgcggattaggcataggaagaagaggacacgggaggacatgttctcggagcttatggcctgttcccaagcccaggcagcacagcagacccagtggcgggagaacttgacccaaatgcaccaagcaaacatggatcgggaggagaggtggcggcaggaagaccagcaggcgactcaaacgctgcttggactactgagggagcaaacagacacgctccggcgccttgtggatgttctgcaggaacggaggcaggaggacagagccccgctgcagtccatctctaaccgccctcccccgccaccaagtcccatacccccctcacccaaagtgcaaagaaggagaggcggcagagtccgtgctaactctcactccacccctgcagagagctcgagtagcagaaggctctcattccccaaaatttaa